The following are encoded together in the Methylorubrum sp. B1-46 genome:
- a CDS encoding sodium-translocating pyrophosphatase, with the protein MTALLLIIVGGLCAVAYGVVTIRDVMRSDAGTQRMQEIAGAIAEGAQAYLRRQYATIGIVGVVLFVLLAYFLGIKVAIGFLIGAILSGAAGFIGMNVSVRANVRTAQAATQSLGGGLEVAFKSGAVTGMLVAGLALLGVALYYLFLTRGAGLAPGSREVIDALVALGFGASLISIFARLGGGIFTKGADVGGDLVGKVEAGIPEDDPRNPATIADNVGDNVGDCAGMAADLFETYAVTVVATMVLAAIFFAGNAAVLEAMMLYPLAIGAACIVTSIIGTYAVKLGANQSIMGALYKGLIAAGVLSIVAIAGVNLALFGGFSTTFTTNTGLTFTSGALFGCAVLGLLITALIVVITEYYTGTNFRPVKSIATASVTGHGTNVIQGLAISLESTALPALVIVAGIIATYALAGLFGIAIAVTAMLALAGFIVALDAFGPVTDNAGGIAEMAGLPPDVRKATDALDAVGNTTKAVTKGYAIGSAGLGALVLFAAYTSDLNYFIANASPTQYRFFQGVSVDFSLSNPYVVVGLLLGGLIPFLFAGIAMTAVGRAAGAVVEEVRRQFREKPGIMQGTDRPDYGRAVDMLTRAAIKEMIIPSLLPVLTPIVLFFVIQPIAGKSQAFATVGASLLGVILTGLYVAISMTSGGGAWDNAKKYIEDGHHGGKGSDAHKAAVTGDTVGDPYKDTAGPAVNPAIKITNIIALLLLAVLAHA; encoded by the coding sequence ATGACCGCACTTTTGCTGATCATCGTGGGCGGGCTCTGCGCCGTTGCCTACGGTGTTGTGACGATCCGTGACGTGATGCGAAGTGATGCGGGCACGCAGCGCATGCAGGAGATCGCGGGCGCCATTGCCGAGGGGGCGCAGGCCTATCTGAGGCGCCAGTACGCCACGATCGGTATCGTCGGCGTCGTCCTTTTCGTCCTTCTGGCCTACTTCCTCGGCATCAAGGTCGCCATCGGCTTCCTGATCGGCGCCATTCTCTCGGGGGCGGCCGGCTTCATCGGCATGAACGTCTCGGTGCGCGCCAACGTCCGCACCGCGCAGGCGGCCACGCAGTCGCTCGGCGGCGGCTTGGAGGTCGCCTTCAAGTCCGGCGCGGTCACCGGCATGCTGGTGGCGGGCCTCGCGCTGCTGGGCGTGGCTCTCTACTACCTGTTCCTCACCCGTGGCGCCGGATTGGCGCCGGGCAGTCGCGAGGTCATCGACGCCCTGGTGGCGCTCGGCTTCGGCGCCTCGCTGATCTCGATCTTCGCCCGTCTCGGCGGCGGCATCTTCACCAAAGGCGCCGATGTCGGCGGCGACCTCGTCGGCAAGGTCGAGGCCGGCATTCCCGAGGACGATCCGCGCAACCCCGCCACCATCGCCGACAATGTCGGCGACAATGTCGGCGACTGCGCCGGCATGGCCGCGGACCTGTTCGAGACCTACGCGGTGACGGTGGTCGCCACCATGGTGCTGGCCGCGATCTTCTTCGCGGGCAACGCCGCCGTGCTGGAGGCGATGATGCTCTATCCGCTGGCGATCGGCGCGGCCTGCATCGTCACCTCGATCATCGGCACCTACGCGGTCAAGCTCGGGGCCAACCAATCGATCATGGGGGCGCTCTACAAGGGTCTGATCGCGGCGGGCGTGCTGTCGATCGTGGCCATCGCCGGCGTCAACCTCGCCCTGTTCGGCGGCTTCTCGACCACCTTCACGACGAATACCGGCCTGACCTTCACCTCGGGGGCGCTGTTCGGCTGCGCGGTGCTCGGCCTTCTCATCACCGCGCTGATCGTCGTCATCACCGAGTACTATACCGGCACGAACTTCCGCCCGGTGAAGTCGATCGCCACGGCCTCCGTCACCGGCCACGGCACCAACGTGATCCAGGGGCTGGCGATCTCGCTCGAATCGACTGCGCTGCCGGCCCTCGTCATCGTGGCGGGCATCATCGCTACCTACGCGCTGGCCGGCTTGTTCGGCATCGCCATCGCCGTCACGGCGATGCTGGCGCTGGCCGGTTTCATCGTGGCGCTCGACGCCTTCGGCCCCGTCACCGACAACGCGGGCGGCATCGCCGAGATGGCGGGTCTGCCCCCGGATGTCCGCAAAGCGACCGACGCGCTCGATGCGGTCGGCAACACCACGAAGGCCGTCACCAAGGGCTACGCCATCGGTTCGGCCGGACTCGGCGCCCTGGTGCTGTTCGCCGCCTATACCTCGGACCTGAACTACTTCATCGCCAATGCGAGCCCGACGCAGTACCGTTTCTTCCAAGGCGTCTCCGTCGATTTCTCGCTCTCCAATCCCTACGTCGTGGTCGGCCTTCTGCTCGGCGGCCTGATCCCGTTCCTGTTCGCCGGCATCGCCATGACGGCGGTGGGCCGCGCCGCCGGCGCGGTGGTGGAGGAGGTGCGGCGGCAGTTCCGGGAAAAACCCGGCATCATGCAGGGCACTGACCGGCCCGATTACGGCCGCGCCGTCGACATGCTGACCCGCGCTGCGATCAAGGAGATGATCATCCCCTCGCTGCTGCCGGTGCTGACGCCGATCGTGCTGTTCTTTGTGATCCAGCCGATCGCGGGCAAGTCTCAGGCGTTCGCCACCGTCGGCGCCTCGCTGCTGGGCGTGATCCTCACGGGCCTCTACGTCGCGATCTCGATGACCTCGGGCGGCGGCGCCTGGGACAACGCCAAGAAGTACATCGAGGACGGGCATCACGGCGGCAAGGGCTCGGACGCGCACAAGGCGGCCGTGACCGGCGACACCGTCGGCGATCCCTACAAGGATACAGCCGGACCGGCCGTGAACCCGGCGATCAAGATCACCAACATCATCGCGCTGCTCCTGCTCGCCGTGCTCGCGCACGCCTGA
- a CDS encoding LL-diaminopimelate aminotransferase has protein sequence MTDFHRIKRLPPYVFEQVNRIKAAARARGADIIDLGMGNPDLDAPRHVIEKLVETAGKPRTDRYSASKGIAGLRRAQAGYYQRRFGVSLNPDTQVVATLGSKEGFANMAQAITAPGDVVLVPNPSYPIHAFGFLMAGGVIRSVPAEPTPAMFPALEKAVVHSIPKPVALVVCYPSNPTAYVASLDFYRDLVAFAKKHELILLSDLAYAEVYFDENNPPPSVLQVPGAMDCTVEFTSLSKTFSMAGWRMGFAVGNERLLAALTRVKSYLDYGAFTPIQVAATAALNGPDDCIKEMRATYKKRRDALIESFGKAGWKLPTPEASMFAWVPIPEKFRELGSLEFSKLLLEKSDVAVAPGIGFGEHGDDYVRIALVENEQRIRQAARNVRRFFDNADRTLHNVVPMQKAV, from the coding sequence ATGACCGATTTCCACCGCATCAAGCGCCTTCCCCCTTACGTCTTCGAGCAGGTGAACCGGATCAAGGCCGCCGCCCGAGCCCGTGGCGCCGACATCATCGATCTCGGCATGGGCAACCCCGACCTCGACGCCCCGCGCCACGTCATCGAGAAGCTCGTCGAGACCGCCGGCAAGCCGCGCACCGACCGCTACTCCGCCTCCAAGGGCATCGCCGGCCTGCGCCGGGCCCAAGCCGGCTACTACCAGCGCCGCTTCGGCGTGAGCCTCAACCCCGACACGCAGGTGGTGGCGACGCTGGGCTCGAAGGAGGGCTTCGCCAACATGGCCCAGGCGATCACCGCGCCGGGCGACGTGGTGCTGGTGCCCAATCCGAGCTACCCGATCCACGCCTTCGGCTTCCTGATGGCGGGCGGCGTGATCCGCTCCGTGCCGGCCGAGCCGACCCCGGCCATGTTCCCGGCGCTCGAGAAGGCGGTCGTCCACTCCATTCCGAAGCCCGTGGCGCTCGTGGTCTGCTACCCCTCGAACCCGACGGCCTATGTCGCGAGCCTCGATTTCTACCGCGACCTCGTCGCCTTCGCGAAGAAGCACGAACTGATCCTGCTCTCGGATCTGGCCTATGCCGAGGTCTATTTCGACGAGAACAACCCGCCGCCCTCGGTGCTGCAGGTGCCGGGCGCCATGGACTGCACGGTGGAGTTCACCTCGCTGTCGAAGACCTTCTCGATGGCGGGCTGGCGCATGGGCTTCGCGGTCGGCAACGAGCGGCTGCTCGCGGCGCTGACGCGGGTCAAATCCTACCTCGACTATGGCGCCTTCACGCCGATCCAGGTCGCGGCCACCGCCGCGCTCAACGGGCCGGACGACTGCATCAAGGAGATGCGGGCGACCTACAAGAAGCGCCGTGACGCTCTGATCGAATCCTTCGGCAAGGCCGGCTGGAAGCTGCCGACGCCCGAGGCCTCGATGTTCGCCTGGGTGCCGATTCCGGAAAAATTCCGGGAGCTCGGCAGCCTGGAATTCTCCAAGCTGCTTCTGGAGAAGTCCGACGTCGCAGTGGCGCCGGGGATCGGCTTCGGCGAGCACGGCGACGATTACGTCCGCATCGCGCTGGTCGAGAACGAGCAGCGCATCCGGCAGGCGGCGCGCAACGTCCGCCGCTTCTTCGACAACGCCGACCGTACGCTCCACAACGTGGTGCCGATGCAGAAGGCGGTCTGA
- a CDS encoding alpha/beta hydrolase: MATERTSPAVPDFETIARNANQLAEAFRQSAAASLKPFDPAGQGTGLPTAKLQGSDEIDEMTRTLTRVAETWLKDPEKALQAQTKLTHSFAALWASTLTRMHGAPAAPIVEPEAKDKRFAHTDWSANPVFDLIKQSYLILGRWAEEMVETADGIDEHTRHKAEFYLRQLLSAYSPSNFVMTNPELLRQTLEEGGANLMRGMKMLQEDLEAGGGQLRVRQTDLTAFTFGRDVAVTPGEVIFRNDLMELIQYAPATETVLKRPLLIVPPWINKYYILDLNPKKSLIGWMVSQGITVFVISWVNPDERHRDKDFESYMREGIETAIDMIGVATGETDVAAAGYCVGGTLLAVTLAYQAATGNRRIKSATFLTTQVDFTHAGDLKVFADEGQIRAIEERMAERGYLEGARMANAFNMLRPNDLIWSYVVNNYVRGKPPAAFDLLYWNADATRMPAANHSFYLRNCYLNNTLSKGKMVLGNVRLDLKKVKVPVFNLATREDHIAPALSVFEGSAKFGGKVDYVLAGSGHIAGVVAPPGPKAKYGFRTGGPARGRFEDWIESSTEHPGSWWPYWFQWLEEQAPERVPARIPGTGALPSLAPAPGTYVRMKA; encoded by the coding sequence GTGGCCACGGAGCGGACGAGCCCGGCAGTGCCGGATTTCGAGACCATCGCGCGCAACGCGAATCAACTTGCGGAGGCATTCCGGCAATCGGCGGCGGCCTCGCTCAAGCCGTTCGACCCGGCGGGGCAGGGGACCGGTCTGCCGACCGCCAAACTCCAGGGCTCCGACGAGATCGACGAGATGACCCGCACGCTCACGCGGGTCGCCGAGACATGGCTGAAGGATCCCGAGAAGGCGCTCCAGGCCCAGACCAAGCTCACACACTCCTTCGCCGCGCTGTGGGCCTCGACCCTGACCCGGATGCACGGCGCCCCCGCCGCGCCGATCGTCGAGCCCGAGGCCAAGGACAAGCGCTTCGCCCACACCGATTGGAGCGCCAACCCGGTCTTCGACCTGATCAAACAGAGCTACCTCATTCTCGGCCGCTGGGCGGAGGAGATGGTCGAGACGGCCGACGGCATCGATGAGCACACCCGCCACAAGGCCGAGTTCTACCTGCGCCAGCTCCTCTCGGCCTACTCGCCCTCGAACTTCGTGATGACGAACCCCGAGCTTCTGCGCCAGACGCTGGAGGAGGGCGGCGCCAACCTGATGCGCGGCATGAAGATGCTGCAGGAGGATCTGGAGGCCGGCGGCGGCCAGCTCCGGGTGCGCCAGACGGACCTGACCGCCTTCACCTTCGGCCGGGACGTGGCCGTGACCCCCGGCGAAGTCATCTTCCGCAACGATCTGATGGAGCTGATCCAGTACGCGCCCGCGACCGAGACGGTTCTGAAGCGCCCGCTGCTGATCGTGCCGCCCTGGATCAACAAGTACTACATCCTCGATCTCAACCCGAAGAAAAGCCTCATCGGCTGGATGGTCTCTCAGGGAATCACGGTGTTCGTGATCTCCTGGGTCAATCCGGACGAGCGCCACCGCGACAAGGATTTCGAGTCCTACATGCGCGAAGGCATCGAGACCGCCATCGACATGATCGGCGTCGCCACCGGCGAGACCGACGTCGCGGCGGCGGGCTACTGCGTCGGCGGCACCCTGCTTGCCGTGACGCTGGCCTACCAGGCGGCCACCGGCAACCGGCGCATCAAGAGCGCGACCTTCCTCACCACGCAGGTCGACTTCACCCATGCGGGCGACCTCAAGGTCTTCGCCGACGAGGGGCAGATCCGGGCGATCGAGGAGCGGATGGCCGAGCGCGGCTATTTGGAGGGCGCGCGCATGGCCAACGCCTTCAACATGCTCAGGCCCAACGACCTGATCTGGTCCTACGTCGTCAACAACTATGTGCGCGGCAAGCCGCCGGCGGCCTTCGACCTGCTCTACTGGAACGCCGACGCCACCCGGATGCCGGCGGCCAACCACTCGTTCTACCTGCGCAATTGCTACCTCAACAACACGCTCTCCAAGGGGAAGATGGTGCTCGGCAACGTGCGCCTCGACCTGAAAAAGGTGAAGGTGCCCGTGTTCAACCTCGCCACCCGCGAGGATCACATTGCCCCGGCGCTCTCCGTGTTCGAGGGATCGGCGAAGTTCGGCGGCAAGGTCGATTACGTGCTGGCGGGCTCGGGCCACATCGCCGGCGTCGTCGCCCCGCCCGGCCCCAAGGCGAAGTACGGCTTCCGCACCGGGGGTCCGGCCAGGGGCCGGTTCGAGGACTGGATCGAGAGCTCGACCGAGCATCCCGGCTCGTGGTGGCCCTACTGGTTCCAATGGCTGGAGGAGCAGGCGCCTGAGCGCGTGCCCGCGCGCATCCCCGGAACGGGGGCGCTGCCCTCGCTCGCACCAGCACCGGGCACCTATGTGCGCATGAAAGCCTGA
- the ybaL gene encoding YbaL family putative K(+) efflux transporter, translating to MQHATELISIIALGLVCAFIGGMLAQRIRLPPLVGYLVAGIAIGPFTPGFVGDPALASQLAELGVILLMFGVGLHFSIGDLLAVRTIALPGAIVQIAVATAMGAGLAWGFGWGAGAGLVFGLALSVASTVVLLRALEGRGLLDTDKGRIAVGWLIVEDLAMVVALVLLPAVAPALGGEAAGLVGHHAAPDHGLWVTLGLTLAKVGVFIAVMLIGGRRVVPYLLGLAARTGSRELFTLAVLASAVGIAYASSELFGVSFALGAFFAGMVLAESDLSHQAAADSLPLQDAFAVLFFVSVGMLFDPGIVLREPLAILGVVGVIVLGKSLAAIAIVLAFGHPVGTALTIAASLAQIGEFSFILAGLGISLKLLPAEGRDLILGGALLSITLNPLFFGLADRVSRWLGERPDLRRRFERSAAAPLPVRAASALNGHAVIIGYGRVGSAIGKALQDWNLPFVVVERDRRRVEELRAQGVPAVFGDATAPGILDAADIGSARLVVVATPDPHQARRLLAKARAANPGIDSVVRTHSDSERRRLEEDGVGLVLMAERELALGMMTYALRSLGVREGEARLFVDSSRSESQETPLAEPDQPVPELRQRRDEPE from the coding sequence GTGCAGCACGCCACCGAACTCATCTCGATCATCGCGCTCGGCCTGGTCTGCGCGTTCATCGGCGGCATGCTGGCTCAGCGGATTCGGCTGCCGCCCCTCGTCGGCTACCTCGTCGCCGGCATCGCCATCGGCCCGTTCACCCCCGGTTTCGTCGGCGATCCGGCGCTGGCGAGCCAGCTCGCCGAACTCGGCGTCATCCTGCTGATGTTCGGTGTCGGCCTGCATTTCTCCATCGGCGACCTTCTCGCGGTGCGTACCATCGCCCTGCCCGGCGCGATCGTGCAGATCGCGGTGGCGACCGCCATGGGCGCCGGCCTCGCCTGGGGCTTCGGCTGGGGCGCGGGGGCGGGTCTCGTCTTCGGGCTGGCACTCTCGGTGGCGAGCACCGTCGTGCTGCTGCGAGCCCTCGAAGGGCGCGGCCTGCTCGACACCGACAAAGGCCGCATCGCCGTCGGCTGGCTGATCGTCGAGGATCTCGCCATGGTGGTAGCCCTCGTGCTGCTGCCGGCGGTGGCCCCTGCGCTCGGCGGCGAGGCGGCAGGCTTGGTGGGTCATCACGCGGCGCCGGATCACGGCCTCTGGGTCACGCTGGGGCTGACGCTGGCCAAGGTCGGCGTGTTCATCGCGGTGATGCTGATCGGCGGACGCCGGGTCGTTCCCTATCTGCTCGGGCTCGCCGCCCGCACCGGCTCGCGGGAGCTGTTCACCCTGGCGGTGCTCGCGAGCGCGGTCGGCATCGCCTACGCCTCGTCCGAACTGTTCGGCGTGTCCTTCGCGCTCGGCGCCTTCTTCGCGGGCATGGTGCTCGCCGAATCCGATCTCAGCCATCAGGCGGCAGCCGATTCCCTGCCGTTGCAGGACGCTTTCGCGGTCCTGTTCTTCGTCTCGGTCGGGATGCTGTTCGATCCGGGCATCGTCCTGCGCGAGCCCCTCGCGATCCTTGGCGTCGTCGGCGTCATCGTGTTGGGCAAGTCGCTCGCGGCCATCGCCATCGTGCTCGCCTTCGGCCACCCAGTCGGAACGGCGCTCACCATCGCGGCCAGCCTCGCGCAGATCGGAGAATTCTCGTTCATCCTCGCCGGCCTCGGCATCTCGCTGAAGCTACTGCCGGCGGAGGGGCGCGATCTGATCCTCGGCGGCGCGCTCCTCTCGATCACCCTCAACCCGCTGTTCTTCGGGCTGGCCGACCGGGTGTCGCGCTGGCTCGGCGAGCGGCCCGACCTGCGCCGCCGCTTCGAGCGCAGCGCCGCGGCGCCGCTGCCGGTGCGGGCGGCCTCCGCGTTGAACGGCCATGCCGTGATCATCGGCTACGGCCGGGTCGGCAGTGCCATCGGCAAGGCGCTGCAGGACTGGAACCTGCCCTTCGTCGTGGTGGAGCGCGACCGGCGCCGGGTCGAGGAGTTGCGGGCGCAGGGCGTGCCGGCGGTGTTCGGCGACGCCACCGCGCCGGGCATCCTGGACGCCGCCGATATCGGCTCCGCCCGCCTCGTCGTGGTTGCGACCCCCGACCCGCATCAGGCGCGGCGGCTGCTCGCCAAGGCGCGCGCCGCCAATCCCGGCATCGACAGCGTGGTGCGCACCCACAGCGACAGCGAGCGCCGCCGGCTGGAGGAGGACGGCGTCGGCCTCGTCCTGATGGCCGAGCGGGAACTGGCGCTCGGCATGATGACCTACGCGCTGCGCAGCCTCGGCGTGCGTGAGGGCGAGGCGCGGCTGTTCGTGGATTCGAGCCGCTCGGAGAGCCAGGAAACGCCGCTCGCCGAGCCCGATCAACCGGTGCCGGAACTGCGCCAGCGTCGGGACGAGCCGGAATAG